A single window of Pseudomonas marginalis DNA harbors:
- the ung gene encoding uracil-DNA glycosylase has product MTEGDRIKLEPSWKHALRDEFDKPYMGQLREFLRQEHAAGKEIYPPGPLIFNALNSTPLDKVKVVILGQDPYHGPGQAHGLCFSVQPGVPAPPSLVNIYKELKRDLNIDIPNHGCLQSWADQGVLLLNTTMTVERANANAHAGKGWQFFTDRIIEVVSEHQPHLVFLLWGAHAQGKQKLVDATKHLVLTSVHPSPLSAYRGFLGCGHFSRTNKFLEQNGETPIEWRLPPL; this is encoded by the coding sequence ATGACCGAAGGCGACCGTATCAAACTCGAACCCAGCTGGAAACACGCCCTGCGTGATGAGTTCGATAAGCCCTACATGGGCCAGTTACGCGAGTTCCTGCGCCAGGAACATGCCGCCGGCAAAGAGATCTACCCGCCCGGCCCGCTGATCTTCAATGCGCTTAACTCAACGCCGCTGGACAAGGTCAAGGTGGTGATCCTCGGCCAGGACCCGTACCACGGCCCCGGGCAGGCCCACGGCCTGTGCTTCTCGGTACAACCGGGCGTGCCGGCGCCGCCGTCCCTGGTCAATATCTACAAAGAGCTCAAGCGCGACCTGAACATCGACATCCCCAACCACGGCTGCCTGCAGAGCTGGGCCGACCAGGGCGTATTGCTGCTCAACACCACCATGACCGTGGAACGCGCCAACGCCAATGCCCATGCGGGCAAGGGCTGGCAATTCTTTACCGATCGGATTATCGAAGTGGTCAGCGAACACCAGCCGCATTTGGTGTTCCTGTTGTGGGGCGCCCATGCCCAGGGCAAGCAGAAGCTGGTCGATGCCACCAAGCATTTGGTGCTGACGTCGGTGCATCCGTCGCCGTTGTCGGCGTATCGCGGGTTCCTGGGGTGCGGGCATTTCAGCCGCACCAACAAGTTTCTTGAGCAGAACGGCGAGACGCCGATTGAGTGGCGGTTGCCGCCGCTCTAA
- a CDS encoding OprD family porin, with protein sequence MLSTQPQACPPVRISRLTHTALASAAALAGFSPLGQAAFFEDSSATLETRNMYFNRDFRDGTSAQQSKRDEWAQGFMLNLQSGYTDGTVGFGVDALGMLGVKLDSSPDRTGTGLLPTHDDGRAANEYSKLGLTGKVKISATELKIGSLMPELPILKPNDGRILPQTFNGGLITSKEFKNLVFTGGRLDKAKDRDDSNYEDIALNNKNSRFLSGATGKHFNFGGVDYKFADKITGSYHFAQLDDVYRQHFLGLVAARPMGPGTFATDLRLAISDDAGAARGGKIDNTSLNGLFSYALNGHKLSAGYQHMSGDSAFPYVDGSDPYLVNFVQINDFAGAEERSWQARYDYDFAKLGIPGLSFMSRYLSGDNIKLRNGDTGKEWERNSEIKYVVQSGTFKDVAVRLRNATYRSNYSARDADEMRLLVSYSVALW encoded by the coding sequence ATGCTGTCGACACAGCCCCAGGCTTGCCCGCCTGTTCGTATTTCCCGCCTGACCCACACCGCCCTTGCCAGTGCCGCTGCCCTTGCCGGCTTTTCGCCGCTTGGCCAGGCTGCCTTCTTCGAAGACAGCAGCGCGACCCTGGAAACCCGCAACATGTACTTCAACCGCGACTTTCGCGACGGCACCAGCGCCCAGCAGTCCAAGCGCGACGAGTGGGCCCAGGGCTTCATGCTCAACCTGCAATCGGGCTACACAGACGGCACCGTCGGCTTTGGCGTGGATGCGCTGGGCATGCTCGGGGTCAAGCTCGACTCCAGCCCCGACCGCACCGGCACCGGCCTGCTGCCTACCCACGACGATGGCCGCGCCGCCAACGAGTACTCCAAGCTGGGCCTGACCGGCAAAGTGAAGATTTCCGCTACCGAGCTGAAGATCGGTTCGCTGATGCCCGAGCTGCCGATCCTCAAGCCCAACGACGGTCGTATCCTGCCGCAGACCTTCAACGGTGGCCTGATCACCTCCAAGGAATTCAAGAACCTGGTCTTCACCGGCGGCCGTCTCGACAAAGCCAAGGACCGCGACGACAGCAACTACGAAGACATCGCCCTCAATAACAAGAACAGCCGCTTCCTCAGCGGTGCCACCGGCAAGCATTTCAACTTCGGCGGGGTCGACTACAAGTTCGCCGACAAGATCACCGGCAGCTACCACTTCGCCCAGCTCGACGACGTGTACCGCCAGCACTTCCTCGGCCTGGTCGCCGCGCGCCCGATGGGCCCCGGCACCTTCGCCACCGACCTGCGCCTGGCGATCAGCGATGACGCAGGCGCAGCCCGTGGCGGCAAGATCGACAACACCTCCCTCAACGGCCTGTTCAGCTATGCCCTCAATGGCCATAAGCTCAGCGCCGGCTACCAGCATATGTCCGGCGACAGCGCCTTTCCCTATGTGGATGGCAGCGACCCGTACCTGGTCAACTTCGTGCAGATCAACGACTTTGCCGGCGCCGAAGAGCGCTCCTGGCAGGCGCGCTACGACTACGACTTCGCCAAGCTGGGCATTCCCGGCCTGAGTTTCATGAGCCGTTACCTCTCGGGTGACAATATCAAGCTCAGGAACGGCGACACCGGCAAGGAATGGGAGCGCAACAGCGAGATCAAGTACGTGGTGCAAAGCGGCACATTCAAGGATGTCGCCGTGCGTCTGCGCAATGCCACCTACCGTTCCAACTATTCAGCCCGTGATGCGGATGAAATGCGCCTGCTGGTCAGCTACAGCGTTGCGCTCTGGTAA
- a CDS encoding AbrB family transcriptional regulator: protein MSEVIFKHWWGTPLVGLAGGYLASLVGWPLPYMVGSLLAIILVRCLTPWQLAEIPGGRKCGQWVVGIGIGLHFTPVVIEQVMSHFGLIFFGALVTSLSSVVGVWLMRRSGEDRATAFFSSMPGGSGEMVNLGSRNGAVLSRVAAGQSLRVLVVVLCVPAIFKYLLGGGAPQFHPAPVSWAWLALLFPLGALVAWGWQRLRQPNPWLFGPLLVSATASVVWDLHIGLPDGGSQIGQWLIGSGLGCHFNRQFFRRAPSFMGRTLIGTALTMALATLAAVGLSALTHLDLRSLTLGMMPGGIAEMSLTAETLQLSVPLVTAMQVMRLLFVLFLAEPLFRHWNRQPEKI, encoded by the coding sequence ATGTCTGAGGTCATCTTTAAACATTGGTGGGGAACACCGCTGGTCGGCCTGGCCGGCGGTTACCTGGCCAGCCTGGTTGGCTGGCCTTTGCCGTACATGGTCGGCTCCTTACTGGCGATCATCCTCGTGCGTTGCCTAACGCCCTGGCAGTTAGCGGAGATTCCCGGCGGGCGCAAATGCGGCCAATGGGTGGTGGGCATCGGCATCGGCCTGCACTTCACCCCGGTGGTGATCGAACAGGTGATGAGCCACTTCGGCCTGATTTTCTTCGGGGCGCTGGTCACCAGCCTGTCGAGCGTGGTGGGCGTGTGGTTGATGCGCCGCAGTGGTGAAGACCGCGCCACCGCGTTCTTCTCGAGCATGCCGGGCGGTTCCGGGGAAATGGTCAACCTCGGCTCGCGCAATGGCGCGGTACTCAGCCGTGTCGCGGCTGGGCAAAGTCTGCGCGTGCTGGTGGTGGTGCTGTGTGTGCCGGCGATCTTCAAGTATCTGTTGGGCGGCGGTGCGCCGCAGTTTCATCCGGCGCCTGTCAGTTGGGCGTGGCTGGCGCTGCTGTTTCCACTCGGTGCACTGGTGGCCTGGGGCTGGCAGCGCTTGCGCCAGCCTAACCCGTGGTTGTTCGGCCCCTTGCTGGTCAGTGCGACGGCCAGCGTGGTGTGGGACCTGCATATCGGCCTGCCCGACGGCGGCAGCCAGATCGGCCAGTGGTTGATCGGCAGCGGGTTGGGCTGCCACTTCAACCGGCAGTTCTTTCGTCGAGCACCGTCGTTCATGGGCCGCACCTTGATCGGCACGGCCTTGACCATGGCGTTGGCAACGTTGGCGGCGGTGGGCTTGAGCGCCCTCACCCACCTGGACCTGCGCTCGCTGACCCTGGGCATGATGCCCGGCGGGATTGCCGAGATGAGCCTTACGGCCGAGACCCTGCAACTGTCGGTGCCGTTGGTGACGGCGATGCAGGTGATGCGCTTGTTGTTTGTGCTGTTTCTGGCGGAGCCGTTGTTTCGGCATTGGAACCGTCAGCCGGAAAAAATCTAA
- a CDS encoding Bug family tripartite tricarboxylate transporter substrate binding protein gives MTPSLRKLALAAGCMLFAGQLLAADEPKRPECIAPASPGGGFDLTCKLAQSALVNEKLLSKPMRVTYMPGGVGAVAYNAVVAQRPADGGTLVAWSSGSLLNLAQGKFGRFDESAVRWLAAVGTSYGAIAVKADSPYKTLDDLVKALKKDPGSVVIGSGGTVGSQDWMQTALIAKAAGINPRELRYVALEGGGEIATALLGGHIQVGSTDISDSMPHILSGDMRLLAVFSEARLDEPEMKNIPTAKEQGYDIVWPVVRGFYLGPKVSDADYAWWKEAFDKLLASDEFAKLRDQRELFPFAMTGPELDTYVKKQVADYKVLAKEFGLIQ, from the coding sequence ATGACCCCTTCATTGCGTAAATTGGCCCTCGCCGCCGGCTGCATGCTGTTCGCCGGCCAACTGCTGGCCGCCGACGAACCCAAGCGCCCGGAATGCATCGCCCCGGCCTCCCCCGGCGGTGGTTTTGACCTGACCTGCAAACTGGCGCAAAGCGCGCTGGTCAACGAGAAACTGCTGAGCAAACCAATGCGCGTGACCTACATGCCGGGCGGCGTGGGCGCGGTGGCCTATAACGCCGTGGTGGCCCAGCGTCCTGCGGACGGCGGTACGTTGGTGGCCTGGTCCAGCGGTTCGCTGCTGAACCTGGCCCAGGGCAAGTTCGGACGCTTCGATGAGAGCGCCGTACGCTGGCTGGCCGCCGTGGGTACCAGCTACGGTGCCATCGCCGTTAAAGCCGATTCGCCCTACAAGACCCTCGACGACCTGGTTAAAGCCCTGAAGAAAGATCCGGGCAGCGTGGTGATCGGTTCCGGCGGCACCGTGGGCAGCCAGGACTGGATGCAAACCGCCCTGATCGCCAAGGCCGCCGGGATCAACCCGCGCGAGCTGCGCTATGTGGCGCTCGAAGGCGGCGGTGAAATCGCCACCGCCCTGCTCGGCGGGCATATCCAGGTCGGCAGTACCGACATCTCCGACTCCATGCCGCACATCCTCAGCGGTGACATGCGCCTGCTGGCGGTGTTCTCCGAGGCGCGCCTGGACGAGCCGGAAATGAAGAATATTCCGACCGCCAAAGAGCAAGGCTACGACATCGTCTGGCCGGTGGTGCGTGGCTTCTACCTCGGGCCAAAAGTCAGCGATGCCGACTACGCCTGGTGGAAGGAGGCCTTCGATAAACTGCTGGCCTCCGACGAGTTCGCCAAGCTGCGTGACCAGCGCGAGCTGTTCCCGTTCGCCATGACTGGCCCGGAGCTGGACACCTACGTGAAGAAACAGGTGGCTGACTACAAAGTGCTGGCCAAAGAGTTCGGCCTGATCCAGTAA
- a CDS encoding enoyl-CoA hydratase/isomerase family protein, translating into MNLHFEELTGSGGARVGIASLDAEKSLNALSLPMILALTDRLEAWAKDPNIVCVLLRGNGPKAFCAGGEVRSLAQACREQPGEVPALAAQFFAAEYRLDYRLHTYPKPLICWGHGYVLGGGMGLLQSAAIRIVTPSSRLAMPEISIGLYPDVGASWFLSRLPGKLGLFLGLTGAHINGRDALDLGLADRFLRDDQQDELLDGLLQLNWQKQTAIQLNSLLKAMAQEAVAQQPEAQWLPRRAQIDEWLDVGDVRSAWRALSPLRDHADPLFNRAGKTLSEGCPLTAHLVWEQIQRARHLSLAEVFQMEYTLSLNCCRHPEFSEGVRARLIDKDQKPHWHWPDINTVPDAVVQAHFTKAWEGRHPLADLSDY; encoded by the coding sequence ATGAATCTGCACTTCGAAGAACTGACCGGCAGTGGCGGCGCCCGCGTCGGCATCGCCAGCCTCGACGCTGAAAAGTCCCTCAACGCCCTCTCTTTGCCGATGATCCTGGCCCTGACTGATCGCCTGGAGGCCTGGGCCAAAGACCCGAACATCGTCTGTGTGCTGCTGCGTGGCAACGGGCCCAAGGCGTTTTGCGCCGGGGGCGAAGTGCGCAGCCTGGCCCAAGCCTGCCGCGAGCAGCCGGGTGAAGTGCCGGCCCTGGCCGCACAGTTTTTTGCCGCGGAATACCGCCTCGACTACCGCTTGCACACTTACCCTAAGCCGCTGATCTGCTGGGGCCACGGTTACGTGCTGGGCGGAGGCATGGGCCTGCTGCAAAGCGCGGCCATACGGATTGTCACGCCGAGCAGCCGCCTGGCCATGCCCGAGATCAGCATCGGCCTTTACCCGGACGTGGGTGCCAGCTGGTTCCTGTCGCGCCTGCCCGGCAAGCTGGGCTTATTCCTTGGCCTCACCGGCGCCCATATCAACGGCCGTGACGCCCTGGACCTGGGCCTGGCCGACCGTTTCCTGCGTGACGATCAACAAGACGAGTTGCTCGATGGCCTGCTGCAACTGAACTGGCAGAAGCAGACCGCGATACAGCTCAACAGCCTGCTCAAGGCCATGGCCCAGGAAGCCGTGGCCCAGCAACCCGAGGCGCAATGGCTGCCGCGCCGGGCACAGATCGACGAATGGCTGGACGTCGGCGATGTGCGCAGCGCCTGGCGCGCCTTGAGCCCGCTGCGTGACCACGCGGACCCACTGTTCAATCGCGCCGGCAAGACATTGAGCGAAGGCTGCCCGCTGACCGCGCACCTGGTGTGGGAACAGATCCAGCGGGCCCGCCACCTGTCCCTGGCCGAGGTGTTCCAGATGGAATACACCCTGAGCCTGAACTGCTGCCGCCATCCGGAATTCAGCGAGGGGGTGCGCGCGCGGTTGATCGACAAGGACCAGAAGCCCCATTGGCATTGGCCAGACATCAATACGGTCCCGGACGCCGTGGTGCAGGCGCACTTCACCAAGGCGTGGGAAGGCCGGCACCCGCTGGCGGACTTGTCCGATTACTGA
- a CDS encoding sensor histidine kinase, with the protein MHKPSSLRWRLLWNLALLLVLLMLASGMSAYWNGREAADTAYDRTLLASARTIAAGLTQVDGTLSANVPYVALDTFAYDSAGRIYYQVNDIDQKLISGYENLPGPPPGTPRTDDYPALARFYNAKYQGQEVRVVSLLKAVSEPNMNGMAEIRVAETDEARVSMARSLMADTLLRLGMLAIGALLLVWFAVSAALRPLERLRTAVEERQPDDLRPLPLVEVQHEFGPLVRSLNHFTERLRGQFERQAQFIADASHELRTPLAALKARLELGLRAEDPATWRSTLETAAQGTDRLTHLANQLLSLARIENGARAIAEGGAQLLDLSQLARELGMAMAPLAHARGVALALEADEPVWLRGEPTLLNELLSNLVDNALAHTPPGGNVILRVTAPAVLEVEDDGPGIPQEERDRVFERFYRRSQQGMGSGLGLAIVGEICRAHLAQISLHDGEHAGLKVRVSFIAG; encoded by the coding sequence ATGCATAAGCCCAGCAGCCTGCGCTGGCGCCTGCTGTGGAACCTGGCGCTGCTGCTGGTGCTGTTGATGCTCGCCAGTGGCATGAGCGCCTACTGGAACGGTCGCGAAGCGGCCGACACCGCCTATGACCGCACGTTGCTGGCCTCGGCGCGTACCATTGCCGCCGGCCTGACCCAGGTGGACGGCACCCTCAGCGCCAACGTGCCCTATGTCGCCCTCGACACCTTTGCCTACGACAGCGCCGGGCGCATCTATTACCAGGTCAATGACATTGATCAGAAGCTGATTTCCGGCTACGAAAACCTCCCCGGCCCGCCCCCCGGCACTCCGCGCACCGACGACTACCCGGCGCTGGCGCGCTTCTACAACGCCAAGTACCAGGGCCAGGAAGTGCGGGTGGTCAGCCTGCTCAAGGCGGTCTCCGAACCGAACATGAACGGCATGGCGGAAATCCGCGTGGCCGAAACCGATGAGGCACGGGTGAGCATGGCCCGCAGCCTGATGGCCGACACCTTGCTGCGCCTGGGCATGCTCGCCATCGGTGCCTTGTTGCTGGTGTGGTTTGCCGTCAGCGCCGCATTGCGCCCGCTGGAGCGCCTGCGCACCGCGGTGGAAGAGCGCCAGCCCGACGACTTGCGGCCGTTGCCGTTGGTGGAAGTGCAGCATGAGTTCGGCCCGCTGGTGCGTTCCCTCAACCACTTCACCGAACGCCTGCGCGGCCAGTTCGAGCGTCAGGCGCAGTTTATTGCCGATGCATCCCATGAACTGCGTACCCCGTTGGCGGCGCTCAAGGCACGCCTGGAGCTGGGCCTGCGTGCCGAAGACCCCGCGACCTGGCGCAGCACCCTGGAAACCGCCGCCCAAGGCACCGATCGGTTGACCCACCTGGCCAATCAGTTGCTGTCCCTGGCGCGCATCGAAAACGGTGCCCGGGCGATTGCCGAAGGCGGCGCGCAGTTGCTCGACCTCAGCCAATTGGCCCGTGAGCTGGGCATGGCCATGGCGCCGTTGGCCCATGCGCGTGGCGTGGCACTGGCGCTGGAGGCGGATGAACCGGTGTGGTTGCGTGGCGAGCCGACGCTGCTCAACGAACTGTTGAGCAACCTGGTGGACAACGCCCTGGCGCACACGCCACCGGGCGGCAACGTGATCCTGCGGGTCACGGCGCCGGCGGTACTGGAGGTGGAAGATGATGGCCCAGGTATTCCGCAGGAGGAGCGCGACCGGGTGTTCGAGCGCTTCTACCGCCGTAGCCAGCAAGGCATGGGCTCAGGCCTGGGGTTGGCGATCGTGGGCGAAATCTGTCGTGCGCATCTGGCCCAGATCAGCCTGCATGACGGCGAGCACGCGGGGTTGAAGGTGCGTGTGAGTTTTATCGCCGGTTGA
- a CDS encoding tripartite tricarboxylate transporter permease, with product MDTFGYLGQGFGVALSPYNLVTALCGTLIGTVVGLLPGLGPINGVALLIPIAFALGLPPESALILLAAVYLGCEYGGRISSILLNIPGEASTVMTTLDGYPMARKGLAGVALSLSAWSSFIGAFIATCGMVLFAPLLAKWAIAFGPAEYFVLMVFAIVCLGGMAGDKPLKTFVAALIGLFLSAVGIDANSGVYRFTGDNIHLTDGIQFVVLVLGLFSISEILLLLEKTHRGQEAVKATGRMMFNLKEAGSVFVVNIRCGLLGFIMGVLPGAGATLASAVAYMTEKRLAGASGKFGQGDMRGLAAPETAIGASACGALVPMLTLGVPGSGTTAVMIGALSLYNITPGPLLFQQQPDIVWGLIASLFIANIMLVILNIPMIRIFTRILAVPNWALVPVIAIITAIGVYAVHATTFDLFLMVGIGIFGYILRKLDFPLSPVLLGFILGGLMEQNLRRALSISNGALEILWSSPITFGVWVLTAIMLFVPLLRIWRKRAQQRRAVADV from the coding sequence ATGGATACTTTCGGCTATTTGGGCCAGGGCTTCGGCGTTGCACTGTCCCCCTACAACCTGGTGACCGCCCTGTGCGGCACCTTGATCGGCACCGTGGTCGGGCTGTTGCCGGGCCTGGGCCCGATCAACGGCGTGGCGCTGTTGATCCCCATCGCGTTCGCCCTGGGCCTGCCGCCGGAATCGGCGCTGATCCTGCTGGCCGCCGTGTACCTGGGCTGCGAATACGGCGGGCGTATCAGCTCGATCCTGCTGAACATCCCGGGCGAAGCCTCCACCGTGATGACCACCCTCGACGGCTACCCGATGGCCCGCAAAGGCTTGGCCGGTGTGGCGCTGTCGTTGTCCGCGTGGAGTTCGTTCATCGGCGCGTTTATCGCCACCTGCGGCATGGTGCTGTTCGCGCCGCTGCTGGCCAAATGGGCGATTGCCTTCGGCCCGGCGGAATATTTCGTGCTGATGGTGTTCGCGATTGTCTGCCTGGGCGGCATGGCCGGTGACAAACCGTTGAAGACCTTTGTGGCGGCGCTGATCGGCCTGTTCCTTTCCGCCGTGGGCATCGACGCCAACAGCGGCGTGTACCGGTTCACCGGCGATAACATCCACCTCACCGACGGCATCCAGTTTGTGGTGTTGGTGCTGGGCTTGTTCTCCATCAGCGAGATCCTGTTGCTGCTGGAAAAAACCCACCGTGGCCAGGAAGCGGTAAAAGCCACCGGGCGGATGATGTTCAACCTGAAAGAAGCAGGTTCGGTGTTCGTGGTGAACATTCGTTGCGGCCTGCTCGGTTTCATCATGGGCGTGCTGCCCGGCGCGGGCGCGACCCTGGCCTCGGCGGTGGCCTACATGACCGAGAAACGCCTGGCCGGTGCCAGCGGCAAATTCGGCCAGGGCGACATGCGCGGCCTGGCTGCACCGGAAACCGCCATCGGCGCGTCCGCCTGCGGTGCCCTGGTACCGATGCTGACCCTCGGCGTTCCCGGGTCGGGCACCACCGCCGTGATGATCGGCGCCCTGTCGCTGTACAACATCACCCCCGGCCCGCTGCTGTTCCAACAGCAACCGGACATCGTCTGGGGCCTGATCGCCTCGTTGTTTATCGCCAACATCATGCTGGTGATCCTCAACATCCCGATGATCCGCATCTTCACGCGCATCCTCGCCGTGCCGAACTGGGCGCTGGTGCCGGTGATCGCGATCATCACCGCGATCGGTGTGTACGCGGTGCACGCCACCACCTTCGACCTGTTCCTGATGGTCGGTATCGGCATCTTCGGCTACATCCTGCGCAAGCTGGACTTCCCGCTGTCGCCGGTGCTGCTGGGCTTTATCCTCGGTGGGCTGATGGAACAAAACCTGCGCCGTGCGCTGTCGATCTCCAACGGTGCGCTGGAAATCCTGTGGTCGAGCCCGATTACCTTTGGCGTCTGGGTGCTGACCGCCATCATGCTGTTTGTACCGTTGCTGCGTATCTGGCGTAAACGTGCCCAACAGCGTCGTGCCGTGGCCGATGTCTGA
- a CDS encoding response regulator → MRVLLVEDHLQLAESVAQALKSTGLTVDVLHDGVAADLALSSEDYAVAILDVGLPRMDGFEVLARLRARGKNLPVLMLTARSDVKDRVHGLNLGADDYLAKPFELTELEARVKALLRRSVLGGERQQACGVLVYDLDTRRFTVGGELMTLTSREQAVLEALIARPGRVMSKEQLASQVFGLDEEASPDAIEIYVHRLRKKLDGQPIAIVTFRGLGYLLEARDA, encoded by the coding sequence ATGCGTGTCCTTCTGGTTGAAGACCATCTGCAACTCGCCGAAAGCGTCGCCCAAGCGCTCAAGAGCACAGGTTTGACCGTCGACGTATTGCATGACGGCGTGGCCGCCGACCTGGCCTTGAGCAGCGAGGATTACGCGGTGGCCATCCTCGATGTGGGCCTGCCGCGCATGGACGGTTTCGAGGTACTGGCGCGCTTGCGGGCGCGTGGGAAAAACCTGCCGGTGCTGATGTTGACCGCGCGCAGCGATGTGAAGGACCGCGTGCATGGCCTGAACCTGGGCGCCGATGACTACCTGGCCAAACCGTTCGAACTGACCGAGCTGGAAGCCCGGGTCAAGGCGCTGCTGCGCCGCAGTGTGTTGGGCGGCGAGCGTCAGCAGGCGTGTGGTGTGCTGGTTTATGACCTCGACACCCGTCGTTTCACCGTGGGCGGCGAGTTGATGACGTTGACCTCCCGCGAGCAAGCCGTGCTTGAAGCGCTGATTGCCCGCCCAGGCCGGGTGATGAGCAAGGAGCAACTGGCTTCACAGGTGTTCGGCCTGGACGAAGAGGCCAGCCCCGACGCCATCGAAATCTACGTGCACCGCCTGCGCAAGAAGCTCGATGGCCAACCCATCGCCATCGTGACGTTCCGCGGTCTCGGCTACCTGCTGGAAGCCCGCGATGCATAA
- a CDS encoding HDOD domain-containing protein produces the protein MNKLAEKVQQALVKAIDNDDLVLPTLPEVALNIRQAAEDPEISISHLSKVIGRDTALSARLIKVVNSPLLRATQEVTDLHTAITRLGTNYSSNLAIGLVMEQIFHARSEVVEQKMRDVWRRSLEVAGVSYALCRNHSQLKPDQAALGGLVHQIGVLPILTYAEDHYELLSDPVSLNHVIDSIHPVLGDKLLSGWDFPEMLAKLPGQYLNLDRDSACLDYIDVVQIAMLYCHHGTDHPLAKVDVSSVPAMKKLRVDPYSEKLRAELDEARAMFD, from the coding sequence ATGAACAAACTGGCGGAAAAAGTCCAACAGGCGTTGGTTAAGGCCATCGACAACGATGACCTGGTTCTGCCGACATTGCCGGAAGTGGCCCTGAACATCCGTCAGGCCGCTGAAGACCCGGAAATCAGCATCAGCCACTTGAGTAAAGTGATCGGCCGCGACACTGCGTTGTCGGCGCGCCTGATCAAAGTGGTCAACAGCCCGCTGTTGCGCGCCACCCAGGAAGTCACCGACCTGCACACCGCCATCACCCGGCTGGGCACCAACTACAGCAGCAACCTGGCCATCGGCCTGGTGATGGAACAGATCTTCCACGCCCGTTCCGAAGTGGTCGAACAGAAAATGCGCGATGTGTGGCGCCGCAGCCTGGAAGTGGCGGGCGTCAGCTACGCCCTGTGCCGCAACCACAGCCAGCTCAAGCCGGACCAGGCAGCGCTGGGCGGCCTGGTGCACCAGATCGGCGTGCTGCCGATCCTGACCTACGCCGAAGACCACTACGAGCTGTTGTCAGATCCGGTCAGCCTCAACCACGTGATCGACAGCATCCACCCGGTGCTGGGCGACAAGTTGCTGAGTGGTTGGGACTTCCCGGAAATGCTGGCGAAACTGCCGGGCCAGTACCTGAACCTGGACCGGGACTCAGCCTGCCTCGACTACATCGACGTGGTGCAGATTGCCATGCTGTATTGCCATCACGGCACCGATCACCCCCTGGCCAAGGTGGACGTCTCCAGCGTGCCTGCGATGAAAAAACTGCGGGTTGATCCCTACAGCGAAAAACTGCGCGCAGAGCTGGATGAAGCGCGCGCCATGTTCGATTGA
- a CDS encoding tripartite tricarboxylate transporter TctB family protein: protein MLLQRIFAAVLLLACAGLALMAWPYQAAFSYEPVGPRAYPLLMLGLMSLALIYMLFRPQPTKHTEEEPALDRQTLVKISICVALLIVFAGTFEPLGFILSSMLIGIPMARLYGGRWVPSVVIVSLMAIGLYLLFDKVMDVPLPLGLLDVLEN, encoded by the coding sequence ATGCTCTTACAACGCATTTTTGCCGCTGTGCTGTTGCTGGCCTGTGCCGGCCTGGCACTGATGGCCTGGCCGTATCAGGCGGCGTTTTCCTACGAGCCCGTGGGGCCTCGGGCCTACCCATTGCTGATGCTCGGGCTGATGAGCCTGGCGCTGATCTACATGCTGTTCCGCCCGCAACCCACCAAGCACACCGAAGAAGAACCCGCGCTCGACCGCCAGACACTGGTCAAGATCAGCATCTGCGTGGCGCTGTTGATCGTGTTTGCCGGCACCTTCGAGCCCCTGGGTTTCATCCTCAGCAGCATGCTGATCGGCATCCCCATGGCGCGCCTGTATGGCGGCCGCTGGGTGCCCAGTGTGGTGATCGTCAGCCTGATGGCCATCGGTCTTTATCTGCTGTTCGATAAAGTCATGGATGTTCCGCTGCCCCTCGGCCTGCTCGACGTTCTGGAGAACTGA